Below is a window of Chelmon rostratus isolate fCheRos1 chromosome 23, fCheRos1.pri, whole genome shotgun sequence DNA.
TGTTGGCATCCTGTTCGAAAACTTGTAGCATTTTTATCAGTTTGCAGCAATATTTAGccttttaattcttttttttccaatctgACATAACATGCATAGCTGCAAGTACAGTAGTATTTCTTCTATGCCTCATAAGTTTCCATATCTGAGTCAGGATAATATTAGTGCTGTGACTTCCTGCTTTATTCTCAGTGTAAAAAAATGTGAGACTCCCTCCGTGTGTTTTTCCTGTAATTACTGACAGCTACGACAGCACAGGACCTTAGCATACACGCAGACGACCTCACACGATATAAACCCAGAGAATAATCAACCCTCTCATATGCAGAGCTAAGtaagaacagaaagaggaagggtGTCTTtgtgaggaggaagtgaggaggCTACAGGACCTGATCTAGAATCCTACTGACAGAAATCTTAAGGTCTGCACTCCTACGCAGGTAAAGAAAGTTTAGAAACACCCGGAAATCTGAGACACAACGAACATGAATCACATCTGAAGACCGGCTCCAGTCATCAAATCTGCTCAAGAAATTAAGACCTGAAAAATTATAGAATTCTGAACTTTgtgggcagaaaaaaaaatcagttttatttttgaggCAATGGAACCACAGTCTGAATGAGAAACTGTAATTTCCTTTAGATTGCgctgagagctgagagagagtgaatgaaaCTGTCGTTCAGACAGATATGACTGAATGGGCTTGCCCACGcgcagctaaaaataaaagctgctggTCTGCAGAGTCAGAGGCGACGAAACCGGACAGTTTCAGGTGTCTGAAGGAAGAACATATGAATCCTAGTCAGATACGCACAAGAGAAAGGTCTCATATGTAGTCTACCGCAATCTTAAAACAGAATGAGGAAATGCAGCTGGGTTTCAGCTCGAGGTTTTTTTTATACTCGAGAAGCTGACAGATGTGAAATCTTCACAAGATTAAAATGGTCTGAACTGAAAATGACGAGTTTCCTGGTCTTGAaacaaatataattttttttattgcttctttCAACTTGTATCACTTCGATGGGGATACTATCGACAGGCAGACAACACTGAGTAGCAGATGTCAATGACTAGAAGTTAAAAGGAATCTAAAAGGTTTCCATAGCTACCCACTGTGGTTTACATTAAAGCGGCAGCAGTCAACATTTTTATCGAATGACTGTGTAACGTGAAAGGTGTCACTtgcagtgatgaacccacagagagctatccactctgcagctcctctcagctctgcagagcgcTTTTaccatctttcagctcattatttggACTTTGCAGCTCAcaaactttactgttttggctCACTCTGACTCCTCTCTGATAAACCCGCTGTACACTTCCTGCCCAGCCTTGAACGCAGCTAGCTTGCATATAGCGTAGAgcattagcagctaaagagctaaaTATTCCGCTCAGGTGTCGGTGCACaccaaaatagagctaaaagaaTCCAGATCTTTCTGTTATTTCACTCCAGTCTCTCTACATGTTCCAGATGCAGGTGGCAGTTTCAGCTCGCTTCGTCTTTGCGTCACTTGGAAATGCCCACAGAAAATTCCCATCAAATTGTGCCTCTCCTTAAcagtgtgtccaaacttttgcatTTGATCTATTAAAAATGCTGGAGACTTGTTTCCCAGCGTGTTGCCACATTCCAGCCTCCACGAAAAGCAGCTTTCAGTGTGGAGCCGAGTTTCAGTGCCTCTTGTTGTTGGACTGACCCTGTTCTCTTTCCGCAAGTCTGACATGACTTTTACAAAAagcgagagtgagagagagaccttGACAGGAACAAGACAGTAACACAATATTGAGGATAGACAGAGAAGAGGGCCTGAAGGCTGTGGTTGACATGATAATacacaaaactgtgtgtgtgtgtgtgtgtgtgtgtgtgacgtctGCATGCAGAAATGCAGAGACCTCAAACCTGCAGATAAAGCTGGTCTGACCAAAGAGCATCATCATGAGGCTCGAGacgaaacacacaaacacacctacacacgAAAGTCAAGCCATGTGTGTCGCAGTGAAGTCAGTCTGTATCAACGTGCcttttttgtctcctgtttcAACGTTcagcagtaaatcctcacttttttaattcattgtttttgttctttttttccaaaacattaaAGGGCTTCCTGCTGACTTGACATTTCTCCAAAAACTGAGAAAACCCACAAAAATTGATCTGAAACTATGAAGTGAGGTCTCTTTTATGCTTTCAGTATGAGGCTACCAACcgggagcacacacacacataatcacacagGGATGCACACAAAGCGATATGGCAGCAGCGGTGGAATACATGCAGACGCGCAGTCCCGCCCGATATACTGTAAACTGAACAAACCTGACAGATGCAGGCCTGTTTGTAGATTTCTgtggctgtcacacacacacacacacacacacacattcacgaGCACTCAGGCAGTCGTTTGAGCTGTTCTGCAGATGTGTGAAAGGTCAAagcagatgaggagagaaatgtgaagaaggaaggagaggaggtgactGTAACACAGGAACCACTTCGAGTTTGGGAGGCTGCACCAAATTTGTTTTCACAAAGTTCTGAAGGACCCAGACAaattctgtctgtgttgtgttgtgtcaaCCTACCATACCTACACCTGtaattttagaaataaaagtcATTTTGTTTGCCAAAAACATTTGTCTAATGTCCTCTGGATAATTATGTCATCGAAGTTATCTCATCTTGGGTTTGGGGACATTTATAATAGACACATATTTATAGTAGAAagcctgcattacaaactggagtttaaaagacagagagggtcTCTTGCATTGAGGCAAATgcaggatccagtgtttttgtacAACACATATGGACTACATTTTGACCAAGGAATAGTTCAAGAAGATTGTTACAACTTTTGCATCTGATTCAGACTGTTAAATATGTAGCTACATCCCCCTCAGaacattagcttagcataaagactggaaacggcAAAACTGCTGGCCTGGGTCTTTTCTGTAGAAAagcaaaagtgtaaaaatttcACATtgtgggactatttcttggctgagTGCAGGGACTTCTTGGAGTCAGTAATCATTGGTTGCTTGGCAACCTTAAAGAGATGATGAGACTCCAGGCAACAGGCAAGCATTTCCCCCATTTCCAGGCTTTACGGTAAGTTAAGATAATCAGCTGCTAACTGTGGCATATATTTAATGTGCAGATATTTGTGTGGTCttgattttctcatctcactctctctgcaaGGAGGCAAATATGTATTTCTATTAATGCTTGTTAAATACTGGACCTCATACCTCAATAAAACTGAGGCCTAATGATGTACTGTTGGTTCTGTTACTATCATGGTGAGCACAAATAAAGCTAAAAACTGGAACACCTCATGATTAAAACAGTATGATTAGTATTTCAGAAATGTATCATctgaaaaactgtaaaatgtgctcCAATCCGCAGTTAGAACAGTAATTTGATTTGTTCCTGTCACACACTCATCTCATCTActtatttacaataaaaaataataaagtcaCTTTATGACCAGGATTGAGGCAAAgtctacacacaaacacaaacacaggcacactgaCGGTACATTTTTGTTGATGTTCAATAAGGAATTGTTGAACCATATTAAAGAAGCATGGAAACAGTACCctggacagagtgtgtgtgtgtgtgtgtgtgcaacgCTCCTTTTTCCAATGAGTTCACCCAAAGTTTaatgagaaagacagaaggtTGTCGtcgctctttctctttctgtttttcttccccctctctgtctgaagGAACAGGGGAGGTGGGGAACAGAGTTAGGAAATTTACCTCAAAATGTAATCCAGTTACTGTTGGAGGACTTTCCCGTCCAGAAAATACTCCAGCAGCAGGTGGggaaataaagaagaggaaaaaaagggataAAGAGGGATGACAGGgataaaaagcagcacaggaaTGACGGGAACAGTTTGTACCTGTTACACAAGCCAACCAGACACAGACACGTTCACCCAGCCAGCATTCATCATGTCAGcatcttttttatgtcttttctccttctttaaGTCCCTTTCTTCTCATGCTTTCGTCATCCTCAGCTCGGGATAAACACCGACTCTCTGCAGCATTCTTCAACATGTCAATTagcttcccccccccccccccccccatttctccccctctttccaTCTTGtgttccctccctcctctcacgGTATCTCTCTGCAGTTGAAATGCACAGCGTGTCCGACACAAACCAGCCGCCATTAACGGTCGCCGCAGCAACCGAACAACAGTATTaatgcagagagggagaaaggaaggaagaaagacaagaaagaaagtctttgttttgttttttggaggcTCAACCTTAACGGTGTGATTAAGTGGTTGGAAACcgactgaaacaacaaaaacagagcgtggcagagggagggaggtggaggatgagGTCAGACTGTTTTACTGTCTCGTTTGGTCCAGAACAGAAAGTCTTTGAAACGCTAAAAACTGTGTCTAATTGGCTCCTGATGgaagaaacacactgagggGAAGTTGTGATGTAGCAATTAGAGGAGTTCTCTTGTTCACAAATCCACTGTGGAGAAATATTTTAAGTTTTTGGAGCCATTTTTATTAGTAGTTATATTTACAGACAGCACAGCtgtttctgacacacacatatacacactgacacattgcAGGGGATTGATTAGTTTCATATTTAGTTGGTCCACAGAAACATAAAGGATTCATATATTATCTTGTGCAGGAAGTCACCTCGTGAGGACCACGTGACCTCACGACCCCTTTAAGGCCCATTTTTATCTAACAACATCTATTATTTAACACCCAAGTCCCACTTTTCACACTTCCTCCAAAACAGTAGCATCAATGGCTCCTCCAACATCGCACATTAGTTTCCTGCGCTGCAAATGCAGATTTCCCTGTTTCATTGGGATGTAGGATGATAAATCAGcccagaaaacacaaacagaaacagatccGCTCCTGTTGGTAAAGTCCCAGCCACAAAGACGGACCTGTCAAACAGTAACTTCTCGCTGTCGCATGTGTGATATTGCAGAGAAACGCAAAAGCAGCAGTGCAAGAACATGTTTCCCAGTCACTTCATAAGCACGGCAGACGTTTTATAAAAGAGCCAATCCGCTCTCTCGGCTTGTTAAAGTGAAGCCTGTAGGCCGAGCTCCTTTTGGCAAATCCTAacggtttgtgtgtgtctgtgtgtgtgtgtgtgtgttcaagtgaaGTGGCTGGTTTCAACCACACTGTGGATTGGTACTCCAATTATGGGTTTgaccatgcaaacacacacacactctctttctctttcttaaacacacacacacagagggtggCCCTTCCATAGTTTCTCTCCCTGTTTCAGAATGCAGCCGTAATGTGGTTTTCTCATAGCTGTGAGCTGATCCACTCCGAAAGAATCGACTGCGTCAAATAATTCTTCCAGTCCCCCGACAGAAGAAATGTGCTTGGTCCTTACTAAAACTGCAAGAATAAAAGCGTCGAccaaaagtctgtttttcagccTCATTTTTCCTGCTTTAGTTTTTCACAAAGGCAATAAACGTTTCATTTCAGTccctgtagaaaaaaaacaggatctCAAATATCTCCCAAGTTGTCATATATGATATCAGGCGATCTGAGCGGCGCCTGCTGATGCTGGCTGTACCACGAATTAGCAGATGGAGGTTTCTGTTTAGACACTTTGCTGTACAGctccctgccccctcctcctcctcctccccaaatattgttgttattgttcaCATTACTGCCAGCGCCTCCATGTTTCCCAGGAGGCAGCGGCACCGGCTCCTTGCGAGTAAAAGCGCTCCTGGCCGGCTTGGGGGCGGTGACAGGTTTGGGCCACCTTGGAGTCGGAGGTTGGGGTGTGCCGCGGCTCGGGcccagctgaggaggagagtgtCTGTGGGAGGGGGTGCTGTAATTTCCCTCCGATCCTGACGGGGCcacctcttcctgtctcctctggcTGTGGGGCTCCAAACGGGCCTCGTCATAAATACTCATCCCCAAAACGGCAGACATGCTAGCACCTCCTTTGGCGCAACCCTCGGGTTCATCGTATATGTGCtctggaggagaagcagaaggtGATGAAGCCCCTTCTGCTTTACCTCCTGGGGGTCGCCTGTTACTGTtcacccctcttcctccccctcttcctccccccgCAGCCCCATTTAAATTCAGCGCGCTCGTTTTCATGTTCAGCTCCAGGCTGATCCGGTCGTACACGTGTGAGTACAGGTCCGGTGGCTTCCTGTGGTTGCTGCCAATATGGTGATGATCCCCTTGGACGGCACCTCCCGTAGCGTCGTCTCCTACTGGTCGGAGGCGTGGGGTGGGCACTGGAGGGGTGGATGGGGTGCCGGTTTGGCTTTGACCCTTGATGCTGTCCACTGGGTCGGAGTAAAGGCAGTCAGAGGCACTCAGAGGCAGGCGGACTGAATCTGCTGGCTCCGAATAAAGACCTGCATGCTCTTCGGTGGAGGAAAGACCTTTTGCtgccatccctcctcctcccaaaaCCCCCAACATGGCTGGTGGTTCAGGTAAACTCCTCCCTTtgtgtcctcctgctgctccttgcccccttcctcctcctccatctccaccctctctcttcCCGAGCACGCCGTCAGCAGAGCCCGGTTTGCTGCCGCCTGAATCGCCGTCCGCCTCccgactgctgcagctgctgctgtctccgcTTCCCTGACCGGCGTTGCGTATGTGCTGCAGCGACGCGGGGCAGTCCGCGTCAAAGTTGACGGGGCAGCTGAGGTGGCGCTCCTCAGCTTGTAGCTTCTGCGACTGGATGGCCTGGTCCACCAGCATGAAGATCTCGTTGCCCTGCTTGGTCTCGAAGGTGAAGTTACCCGGACCCGAGTCGCAGCGCCGGCCGGCCTCGAACGAAAACATCACctacagaaagaaaaggaaacatgTTTAAATTTATTTAGGCATGAAAGTGGAAGTTAAGTGCGTGTgactaaataaatatatacagagGCATCAAAGTCAACGCCAAACCGGGACTGAAGTAGCGGAAGCTAGTCACAGAAGTCCCTAAACTCTTTTCCAGTCATCACTCATTTTCTTGGCAGTGAAAGAATGCTTGCTTCCTTTTTCCAATGAATTTCATATTTCAGCTTTCTCAGCCTGTCTATTTTATTACTTCACCGCTTTCTTTACTGTTAACTCCTGTTTTATACATGTATACTCTCTTCCCCTGCTTTCctacacacacagatcaatTAGGTCACTTCTGCTTTTTACTCACACATACGTAAATAATCTTGTGTTGACAAACCAGAGAGACCCTTTAAAGGTCAAAGCCCTTTTTAAATCTGAGTCTCTAGAATTAAAGCATCAGAGTGACCTGAAAACAACCTCAGACTCTAAAACTGAATTTCCTCTGCGACTGCGGCGCTCTGATCACATGCACGCACGCTGCTTCTGAAAGTATCGTTTGCACTTCCTAACCACGACCGATCGCCGCAGTGAGGGCGTGAACGTAACACACCAAACGTCCTCTGCCTGTACTCGTCAGGTGCGTCAGACACCCACCCGGTCTCGCCCGTATCTTCTCAGCAGCTTGTAGGGCCACACCAGGACATTCCTCTTGGTCTTCGGCTCCTTCAAGATCAGGGCGTCGTTTTCCGCTTTCAGCCAGTAGCTCCCCGTTAGCCCGCAGCGCTCCGACGCCTCCGTGCGCTGAACGCTCACCCAAAACTCGTTCACTGCaagaagaggacaggagaggcGTTTTTGCTGCGGTTACCTTAAATTCTCTTTATTCCAGATGATTTTCTGTGCTGCCATATTTACTAGAGATCGTAACCTAACGGAGGACTAGACTGGTTTGCGTCCTTACCCTCCTCTCTGGAGTAGTAGATGAGGTTTTCAGACATCTGCAGGTCTTGCGTCCCACCAGTAGGATCTGCAGCGGTGCTGTTGCTGCAGCCACTTCCTCCCTGTTGACACAAAAAGATCAGGAACGTCTCGAGGGAGCTTCTTCATATTTGGCTCAAACCTTCACTTGAACTCAAtaatgaactgattagaatttggtggtcttgggtcaaaggtcaaggtcactgtgacctccaGTGGCCGGAGGCATACAGTAATTCTAGTTGCTTTATGTGTTGGGTATGTGTGAAGTGTGAATGAACGAAAGCAGTGGAAATATAATATAAGTGCTTTAAGGTGAGAGAAGGCAGTGAGAGAcgggaaagagaaaaagaatgaagaattagagaggcagcagagaatGATCCGGATGAAGTCTTCCTCCTGGAAACTCCCTCTGGCTTCCTCTCTGCAAATATGTGTAAtcttcatgcatgtgtgtgtgtgtgtgtgtgtgtgtgtgtgtgagtgcacacaaTAGAAGCTGCGGCCTGTATAGACACTCCAGGGGCATGTGGGAAATTTTGGAAAACTCAGCAGTTCTTCAGCTTTTTCCACCAAACgaaggagggtttttttttttttagcaatttcAATATTTCTGGgagagcaaaacacattttggcgatagaacaaaagacagacactcaacatacacacaggaaGCGTAAAAAttaacacatccacacacatctTACGCACTCACTGACAACACTACTTCCTAAAGTGATCACACTGTGGGCTTTGGTCAACcttgacacacgcacacacacataaggtACCTGAAATGCGATGTCACACATGGTATCCATCCAGTCCTTGGTGGTGTTcttctctgcagcaaacacGTGCGTCTTGTCGTTGGTCTCCACACAGAAGGCGGCCATGTTTTCTTTGGGGCAGCTCTCCGTCAGCGCCGGCAGGATGGAAATGCACTCGGACAAGCGGATGATCTTCTTGTCGAGCTTCCGGGTTTTCTCATTGGACCCGCTTCCCGAGCCTCCGCCAGCCCCGCCCCCTCCGCCCGAGGGCGAGTCGTAGAACTCGAGGCGGGCGATGCCGTTTTGGCTGGCGGGGTAGAGGACGAACCAGTTCTTCTTCCATTTCTGACGAGAGGGAAAGGAGGAACAGTTATAGAGGAGAATCTTGAATTAACATTGTAACAAATGACTGTGTGATGTAAAAGGTGTCACTTGTAGGGATGACACAGATAAAAATCACCGGATCGTATACCTCGTATATCGTACAGAGCTCTAAAAACCAACTGTACACTTTCTGCTCGcaaccaaacagcagacagacaaagttagagctgaacaaagtggagcagcTAAAGAAATAGATATTATTTTCTTGACATATAGGTTTTAGTTTTCAGATTTCAGGTCGAACGTTCAagatcttttctttttttatgtatcTATTTCTCTTATTTGTATCATGACCATAAGCAGCACACAGATCAGCAAACCAGCATTTCATTGCAAGATGGCTATTTCAGGATTAAAACCGAAAgtagtaaaaacaaaatgtgaggTGAGGTTAGGAGGGGATGCCAGAAAAAAGGGGAGGTTGGAAAAAAGAACCAGAAAATctgcctcttcctttttttcagcaCACATCTGTCCCATTCACATCTGCCTGCATGTGGTTTGCACAGACAGCAATGGGGAAACGCAAAATGATGAGTCTGCCACGAATGATCAAAAACTGATGAAGGGAGGAGTGGAGAATGTTAACATTTGAAGTCCACAGGAGATGTGAGTCAAAATGACACTTCCGGGTCTTTCTTTTGCTTCTACTCTACTCTGCCGACTGAGGCTTGATGTAGGAGGCGTGTGGTGATAAATCTAATGCAGTTTGACTCAGACCTGTCGCGCTCACCATTCTTTCCTCTACtatcaatcagcagcagcagaccacaGTTACGGCATTAGTCAACACTGCTTTTAGAGAAAAGAATAGTTTCCCCCTGAAATCAAAGCAGGTACTGAGCTGGTTTTCACAGTTTGATCCAAATGAGCAAATGTTTAGTCTGACATCAAATAACTATTATTGAAGCAAGGACAAGATGTGCACCCAAAAACAGATCTAACCGCAAAAATACAACTATGTCTTTTAGGATTACTTGCTATCATTAAATCACTCCGTCAATGATTTAGGCCACTACAGAGTGATAAAAAATTTTATTTACAACTTTTTGAAGTAGCAGGTTAAAAATATGATCAGCTCCAGACCAGGCGGCAGGTGCATCATCCCTCTGAGGTCAGCAGTGAGGAAGCAACAGCTAACAATGACCTCTTCCTCCACGGGGACAAAAAGGGACATGAGCAAACAACACCAGCCACAATactgaacactgagacacacagactCCAGATGTTCACGACCAACAATGGACATGATGACACACGACATGCGAGATAGTGTGCAGTCATTATAGAAACTAGTGTATGCGTGATTATGGTAAAACTGAATGAGACAACAAGACTCAACACTGGTTCGGGAAGTCCCTTTCATCTCTTAAAACCCTCTGGACATGTGTCTGCTCCAGATCACGCTATGCCTCATCTCAGCTGCATTTCtccacagtctgtgtgtgttttcccctaCAGCCTCTCACTCAGTGGGGCGGAAGCTGCCTGACGGAGAGCTGAGCTTGTGACAGGAAGGTCAGCGGTTTGAAAATCCTTCGACCGGCGGGGAAAATCCGGCTAACAGACAAGAATGAGATGCTAAAACTCCGACTACAGGTCCTCAAATGCTCCCTCACCAGTGAGATTTTCTTCTCACGATGATCAGATGGTCAAAAATTTCGgctcaaatgtgttttatttcgGGGTTGTGGCTTTTACAGAAGAACAATAtacattttttcacagcaggtgttttgaCTTTGTAATTCTGTTGTATTCAAGTGAACCCTGTACAGCATGGCAGTGTGACTGATCCGGCCTGCCCAATACCAGGAACCTGAATCTGGTTTAAAATTTCAGCGGAAATTCAGTTATTCTAAATAGCTTgtataaatataacaacaaatacatttatttcaatctttaaatgtatgaaaatgcaGTCTATAACAGTATGTATTGCGACTTCTATTTGTATATCTGCAAAGTTAAAACTGGCCCATTATGGCAGCCTGCCAATATATCTGTCAGGTTCTAACAGCAGACGTTGGTTCTGTCAGTGGTGGACATATGCAGATGCTTTACTTAACAGAAAAATGCTGTCAACAGTAATAGTATCAATACTCATCGTCAGTATTGAAAGTAGCgtatgcagaaaaatggcctcTGAGTGATATACTGTTATAAAGCATATGACTGGATTATTGTTCCTGATGCATTTATTGAGAAGTAGCACTTTGCTGTTGTAGCTAGTTAAAGTGGAGTTAACTCTATGTGCCTACAGCAGCATTCAGTGGAAATACTccagtaaaagtacctcaaaattcACAGCACTATCAGTCACAGTACTAAAATAAGAGACATGTGAGTCACTCTAACAGTGGAATCATAGTATTTGCATGATGGGCCCGATATAAGTGTAGCCAAAGGATAGACATGTTGCACAATCAAATATTTTAACCTCACTGCATTTGAACTGACACAGGTGCAATAAATGTTTAAGCAAACAAATTGTTAGAAGAACTGAAATTACAAGAGCAGaggtgcatgcacacaagaaaGCCAACTTCATCAGTTTCtaactcacatgcacacacacaccaggtttCAGAAGtcaacacatgtgcatgcatccAACGCGTTCACCCGTTCCCACTCAACTGCCAGAAAGGACAGGAAACGTGTGGGATTGTTATTACCCAAGACTCTC
It encodes the following:
- the dok1b gene encoding docking protein 1b, translating into MDTHIKEGQLYVQHQKFGKKWKKNWFVLYPASQNGIARLEFYDSPSGGGGGAGGGSGSGSNEKTRKLDKKIIRLSECISILPALTESCPKENMAAFCVETNDKTHVFAAEKNTTKDWMDTMCDIAFQGGSGCSNSTAADPTGGTQDLQMSENLIYYSREEVNEFWVSVQRTEASERCGLTGSYWLKAENDALILKEPKTKRNVLVWPYKLLRRYGRDRVMFSFEAGRRCDSGPGNFTFETKQGNEIFMLVDQAIQSQKLQAEERHLSCPVNFDADCPASLQHIRNAGQGSGDSSSCSSREADGDSGGSKPGSADGVLGKREGGDGGGGRGQGAAGGHKGRSLPEPPAMLGVLGGGGMAAKGLSSTEEHAGLYSEPADSVRLPLSASDCLYSDPVDSIKGQSQTGTPSTPPVPTPRLRPVGDDATGGAVQGDHHHIGSNHRKPPDLYSHVYDRISLELNMKTSALNLNGAAGGGRGGGRGVNSNRRPPGGKAEGASSPSASPPEHIYDEPEGCAKGGASMSAVLGMSIYDEARLEPHSQRRQEEVAPSGSEGNYSTPSHRHSPPQLGPSRGTPQPPTPRWPKPVTAPKPARSAFTRKEPVPLPPGKHGGAGSNVNNNNNIWGGGGGGGRELYSKVSKQKPPSANSWYSQHQQAPLRSPDIIYDNLGDI